From a single Hypanus sabinus isolate sHypSab1 chromosome 7, sHypSab1.hap1, whole genome shotgun sequence genomic region:
- the LOC132396300 gene encoding general transcription factor II-I repeat domain-containing protein 2A-like codes for MPLSAKTVKDRTIKMAEDITRQQIKDINSAVAYSIACDKSKDKGDIEQIALFCRYVNSAGPQEELIELIPLKDQTRGEDICEAVLNCLRAKGIKATHLVSVATDGAPNMTGTHKGFVALLQKSLDRKLLTFHCILHQEALCAQTFPPECTEVMDVVIQIVNKIMAKSLNHRQFRLLLDEMESAYSDLLLHNKVRWLSKGEVLKRFVACLEEVKTFLGSKGLNFPELEQPEWLEKLHFMVDMTAHLNTLNTALQGKGRTALHMLEDVLAFERKLTVLARDLQKGTLSHFPNLREFKQGHDMIISEYLHSAIIAMQTSFGKRFCEFREEKNTLSFPVTPLSIDPSLLNTTALAGVSQPDLEMELANIADKDIWVSKFRRLTADLEDVARQKAVLAQNHKWSDIENLPNPDQLVFETWNAVPDIYVNMKKYALGVLSIFGSTYVCEQVFSNMNFIKNKHRACFTDDSLRSCVKMKVTSYSPDVQTLCAEVQEQKSH; via the coding sequence atgcccctctctgcaaagactgtcaaagacagaaccataaaaatggcagaagacatcacaagacagcaaattaaagacatcaattcagctgtggcctactcgattgcctgtgacaagtctaaagacaaaggcgatattgaacaaatagcgttgttctgccggtatgtaaactctgccgggccacaggaagaactgattgagttgatacctctaaaagaccaaacacggggggaggacatctgtgaggctgtcttgaattgtttaagagccaaaggaataaaggccacccatctggtgtcagtagctactgatggggctccgaatatgacgggaacgcacaagggatttgtggctttactgcagaagtcgctggacagaaagctgctgacttttcactgcatcttgcaccaagaggcactgtgcgctcaaacatttcctccggaatgcacagaagtaatggatgttgtcattcagattgtcaataaaataatggcaaaaagtttaaatcaccgtcaattccgtttgttactggacgagatggaaagcgcatattctgatctcctgctgcacaacaaagtccggtggctgtccaaaggggaggtgctgaaacgctttgtcgcgtgtctggaagaagtgaaaactttcctgggcagcaaagggctcaactttcctgagctggaacagccagagtggctggaaaagctacacttcatggtagacatgacagcgcacctgaacacgctgaacacagctcttcaggggaaaggacgcacagccctgcacatgttggaggatgtcttggcattcgagcgcaagttgacagtgcttgccagagatttacagaaaggcacattgtctcacttccccaatttgagagagttcaaacaaggtcacgacatgataatttcggagtatttacattctgcaatcatcgcaatgcaaacatcgtttgggaaacgcttctgtgagttcagagaggaaaaaaacacattatccttcccggtcactcccttaagcatcgatccttccctactgaatacgactgcattggcaggtgtgagtcaacctgatcttgagatggaactggccaacatagccgacaaagacatatgggtgtccaagtttagacgcttgacagcagaccttgaagatgttgcccgtcagaaggccgttcttgctcagaatcacaaatggagtgatattgaaaaccttccaaatccggaccaacttgtgtttgaaacatggaatgctgtgcccgacatttatgtaaacatgaaaaagtatgcgcttggagtcctgtcgatctttggatccacatatgtatgtgagcaggtgttctccaacatgaactttattaaaaacaaacatcgcgcatgcttcacagatgacagcttgcgatcctgtgtaaagatgaaggtgacgtcatacagccctgatgtgcagacgctgtgcgctgaggtccaggagcagaaatcccattaa